In Geopsychrobacter electrodiphilus DSM 16401, a single window of DNA contains:
- a CDS encoding LysR family transcriptional regulator: protein MELRALRYFIAVYEELSLTGAAKRCFVAQPSISAAIQQLEAELERPLFIRHPKGVTPTRAGNNLYPYAHKMLTDVQTIKDLFHEQAPKISLRLAIMPFLSGQNISLIIKDLLSTIPGLNLTVVDLSEEADMRIISSNLARQDEAFHKLWHDEFVLALPLGHPFALLKSVPMAMLDHVPFISRQPCDVNDAWNFAIQKSKITLDTKATVKTEEYALDLVAAGLGLSVVPSHSTGLRSDIETCEVSNLKLERIVGLAHKKEHPLPAQLLDIINNAKIRLTPL from the coding sequence ATGGAACTACGCGCCCTGCGTTATTTTATCGCGGTCTATGAGGAGTTGAGCCTGACCGGAGCGGCCAAGCGCTGTTTCGTTGCTCAGCCTTCGATCTCGGCCGCCATACAGCAACTGGAAGCTGAACTGGAACGTCCGCTGTTCATTCGCCATCCCAAAGGGGTCACCCCGACCCGGGCCGGGAATAACCTGTATCCCTATGCCCATAAAATGCTCACCGACGTCCAGACAATCAAAGATCTCTTTCACGAGCAGGCGCCGAAAATCTCCTTGCGGCTGGCAATTATGCCGTTCTTGTCAGGCCAGAACATCAGCCTGATCATCAAAGACCTGCTGTCCACGATTCCAGGACTGAATTTGACTGTCGTCGATTTGAGCGAAGAAGCAGACATGCGCATCATCTCCAGCAACCTTGCCAGGCAGGATGAAGCCTTTCATAAGCTCTGGCATGATGAGTTTGTGCTGGCACTCCCCCTTGGCCACCCGTTCGCCCTGCTGAAATCTGTGCCAATGGCGATGCTGGATCATGTCCCGTTTATCAGCCGGCAACCCTGTGATGTCAACGATGCCTGGAACTTCGCTATCCAGAAGAGCAAAATTACCCTCGACACCAAAGCTACGGTCAAAACCGAAGAGTATGCGCTGGACCTGGTTGCCGCGGGGTTGGGTCTTTCCGTCGTACCAAGCCATTCAACCGGCCTACGCTCAGACATAGAGACCTGTGAGGTCAGCAATCTCAAGCTGGAACGAATTGTCGGACTGGCCCACAAAAAGGAGCATCCGCTACCGGCTCAATTATTGGACATTATCAACAATGCCAAAATCCGTCTTACCCCGTTGTAA
- a CDS encoding DMT family transporter has protein sequence MQSLGYLAALGAASVWAFSSFLNVGPVRQLGAISFNAFRMLCVALILSLSLILTGQWDLPTHDLTISLVLSGFVGIYMGDTFLYSSVKRLGPRLAGLLFAANAPISFLIGICWFDESFQFINFFGVALVTSGVMLALAFRRNAGKHHWEQSVGRVGFGIAAGVLAAVCQSIGTFIALDAMQAGTNPVLATAIRVWISFSCLFLTLLLTRGTTIFSAYRTMNLAVAAQIMASGLLGMGVGMSLLLWAIKVAPVGIVATLSSTTPVLVLPAFWLLTKERPHIASAWAALAVVIGVSMVFTTG, from the coding sequence TTGCAATCACTTGGCTATTTGGCGGCACTAGGTGCTGCGTCAGTATGGGCCTTTAGCAGTTTTTTGAATGTTGGTCCAGTCAGGCAATTGGGCGCGATATCATTCAATGCCTTTAGAATGTTGTGTGTTGCACTGATTTTGTCTCTGTCCCTCATTTTGACCGGGCAATGGGATCTGCCGACGCATGACCTGACAATTTCCCTGGTGCTGTCAGGTTTTGTCGGCATTTACATGGGCGATACTTTTTTATACAGCAGTGTTAAACGGCTGGGCCCGCGCCTTGCCGGGTTACTTTTCGCGGCCAATGCCCCGATCAGCTTTTTGATCGGAATATGCTGGTTTGATGAAAGCTTCCAATTTATAAATTTTTTCGGTGTTGCACTCGTTACCAGTGGCGTCATGCTGGCTCTCGCGTTCCGTAGAAATGCGGGCAAGCACCACTGGGAGCAATCCGTTGGCAGGGTTGGTTTTGGTATTGCGGCCGGGGTTCTTGCTGCAGTTTGTCAGTCAATAGGCACTTTTATCGCTCTTGATGCGATGCAGGCGGGCACAAACCCGGTATTGGCAACAGCTATTCGTGTGTGGATTTCATTTAGCTGCCTCTTTCTGACCCTGTTATTGACGAGGGGTACGACTATTTTTTCAGCTTATCGCACCATGAACCTGGCGGTAGCGGCGCAAATTATGGCCAGTGGTTTACTCGGCATGGGTGTGGGAATGAGTTTGTTGTTATGGGCGATTAAAGTTGCCCCTGTCGGGATTGTTGCGACCTTGTCTTCCACAACACCTGTATTGGTGCTGCCTGCCTTCTGGCTTCTGACTAAAGAGCGACCACATATTGCCTCTGCATGGGCCGCACTCGCGGTTGTCATCGGGGTATCAATGGTTTTTACAACGGGGTAA
- a CDS encoding ATP-binding cassette domain-containing protein, with protein MNESQLKVRSESAIQPIIEISGMHKWYGDFHVLRDINLLVQSQEKIVICGPSGSGKSTLIRCINRMEEHQSGQINVNGIELTNDIKNIEKVRAEVGMVFQHFNLFPHLTIIDNLTLGQIWVRKTPKKEAEETAMMYLEKVQIAEQARKFPGQLSGGQQQRVAIARSLCMNPQVMLFDEPTSALDPEMIKEVLDVMIDLAGEGMTMLVVTHEMGFAKSVADRVMFMDRGEIVEQNSPDVFFNNPQHERTKQFLNQIL; from the coding sequence ATGAATGAGTCGCAGCTAAAAGTCCGTTCTGAGAGTGCCATCCAGCCGATCATCGAAATCAGCGGGATGCATAAATGGTATGGAGATTTCCATGTTCTGAGAGATATCAATCTTCTGGTGCAATCCCAGGAAAAGATTGTTATCTGCGGTCCTTCAGGCTCCGGGAAGTCTACGTTAATCCGCTGTATTAACCGCATGGAAGAGCACCAGAGCGGTCAGATTAACGTGAATGGAATCGAACTGACCAACGATATTAAAAATATCGAAAAGGTTCGGGCTGAGGTCGGTATGGTTTTCCAACACTTCAATCTATTCCCTCATTTAACAATCATAGACAATCTTACTCTCGGGCAGATCTGGGTCCGCAAGACCCCAAAGAAAGAGGCCGAGGAAACCGCCATGATGTACCTGGAAAAGGTGCAGATTGCCGAGCAGGCGCGGAAGTTTCCCGGCCAGCTTTCCGGTGGACAGCAGCAGCGCGTCGCCATAGCCCGCAGCCTCTGCATGAACCCGCAGGTGATGCTGTTTGATGAACCGACCTCGGCCCTTGACCCTGAGATGATAAAAGAAGTTCTCGATGTCATGATTGATCTGGCCGGTGAAGGAATGACCATGCTGGTCGTCACCCACGAGATGGGTTTCGCTAAAAGTGTCGCCGACCGGGTCATGTTTATGGATCGCGGCGAGATCGTTGAGCAGAACAGTCCGGACGTATTTTTTAATAATCCTCAACACGAACGGACCAAGCAGTTTTTAAACCAGATTTTGTAA
- a CDS encoding saccharopine dehydrogenase family protein — protein MKVLLLGMGLQGKAVAQSLEKSPLVKEILVLDNNLDSINKYVAEIGFKKITTGALNAKSESELHKSVSQSGADLVIMMLPVEFGSSVARAALDAGIHFVSSGYAGEIALMDREAKAKGVIMLPEMGLDPGIDLILGGIAVGMLDRVDGLYSYGGGVPEPAHKDDNPLSYKISWSFEGVLKAYARDAVVIREGEQIDIPGNSIFKPENTHMVDIAGLGSMEAYPNGDAAKFISAFGLDKNIRHMGRFALRWPGHCGFWGTMADLGLLADKPADTLPVSPREFLVKALSPKLQYADGEKDIVIIRVEAWGEKDGVGKRVTWDLIDSRDLETGLFAMNRTVGYTTAIAAKMILSGKINAPGVLSPIKDVPTEDFLRELELVGIRSQCRVEDIDLGRYEPTSTPVA, from the coding sequence ATGAAAGTATTACTACTGGGGATGGGGTTACAGGGGAAAGCTGTTGCGCAAAGTCTGGAAAAGAGTCCTCTGGTGAAAGAGATTCTGGTTCTGGATAATAACCTGGACTCGATTAATAAATATGTCGCTGAGATCGGCTTTAAGAAGATAACCACCGGGGCGCTGAATGCCAAAAGTGAGAGCGAGTTGCACAAAAGCGTCAGCCAGTCGGGTGCTGATCTCGTTATCATGATGCTGCCGGTGGAGTTCGGGAGCAGCGTGGCCCGGGCCGCACTCGATGCGGGTATCCATTTCGTCTCCTCTGGATATGCTGGAGAAATTGCCCTTATGGATCGAGAGGCTAAGGCTAAAGGGGTTATTATGCTCCCGGAAATGGGATTGGATCCTGGAATCGATCTTATCCTGGGCGGAATTGCCGTGGGCATGCTGGATCGGGTGGATGGCCTTTACTCTTACGGGGGTGGGGTGCCCGAGCCAGCCCACAAAGATGATAACCCTCTGAGTTACAAGATCTCCTGGTCATTTGAAGGGGTACTGAAAGCCTACGCCCGGGATGCCGTTGTCATCAGGGAGGGAGAACAGATCGATATCCCTGGAAACTCGATTTTTAAGCCGGAAAATACCCACATGGTTGATATTGCGGGGCTGGGATCGATGGAGGCCTATCCCAACGGAGACGCCGCAAAGTTCATCTCAGCCTTCGGCCTGGATAAAAACATTCGTCACATGGGCCGTTTTGCGTTGCGCTGGCCCGGACATTGCGGCTTCTGGGGGACCATGGCCGACTTGGGCCTGCTGGCAGATAAACCCGCAGATACTCTACCTGTATCTCCTCGGGAGTTTCTGGTCAAAGCCCTCTCCCCCAAACTGCAATACGCCGATGGGGAAAAAGACATTGTAATTATACGTGTAGAGGCCTGGGGTGAAAAAGATGGTGTCGGAAAGCGGGTTACCTGGGATCTTATCGATAGCCGGGACCTTGAAACCGGGCTTTTTGCCATGAATCGTACTGTTGGTTACACCACCGCCATAGCAGCGAAGATGATCCTCTCCGGGAAAATCAATGCACCAGGGGTCCTTTCGCCAATAAAAGACGTTCCCACAGAAGATTTTTTAAGGGAACTTGAACTGGTTGGCATCCGGTCGCAGTGCCGGGTTGAAGATATTGATCTTGGTCGGTATGAGCCAACTTCAACGCCCGTGGCATAA
- the amaB gene encoding L-piperidine-6-carboxylate dehydrogenase, translating to MNFLKELGIKAKNYGASTGIEWNTTTDQGELNIVSPVDGQQIASVYLASEEDYERLVAKGVEAFKQWRMVPAPKRGEIVRQIGLQLRKHKDALGSLVSYEMGKSLQEGKGEVQEMIDICDFAVGQSRQLYGSTTVSEREFHRMYDQYHPLGVVGIISAFNFPVAVWSWNAMIAAVCGDPSLWKPSSKTPLSAIAVQHILADVIRENDLPEGLFNLIVGRGASIGEKLLNDKRLPLVSITGSTEVGRHGAQAIASRFGKAILELGGNNAIILTPNADFNMALPAIVFGAVGTAGQRCTSTRRLIIHDSIYAKVKEALVKAYGGLKIGNPLDENNHVGPLIDKGAVSDFKNALARAGEEGGTLAYGGDILAGEGYASGCYVVPAIVEVENSYAIVQEETFAPILYLIRYEGEIANALVLHNDVVQGLSSAVFTQNMLEAEEFLSVIGSDCGIANVNIGTSGAEIGGAFGGEKETGGGRESGSDAWKAYMRRQTNTINYGRTLPLAQGIKFDI from the coding sequence ATGAATTTTCTGAAAGAGCTTGGAATTAAGGCTAAAAACTACGGTGCCTCCACCGGGATTGAATGGAATACCACGACCGACCAGGGGGAGCTGAATATCGTTTCGCCGGTTGATGGTCAGCAGATCGCGAGCGTTTACCTTGCTTCGGAAGAAGACTATGAGCGGCTTGTCGCCAAGGGTGTTGAGGCCTTTAAGCAGTGGAGAATGGTCCCAGCCCCCAAGCGTGGTGAGATCGTGCGCCAGATCGGGCTGCAGTTACGTAAACATAAGGATGCCCTTGGTTCTCTGGTCTCCTACGAAATGGGTAAATCCCTGCAGGAAGGGAAGGGTGAAGTTCAGGAGATGATCGATATCTGTGATTTTGCCGTCGGTCAGTCCCGTCAGCTTTACGGTTCGACAACCGTCTCGGAGCGAGAATTTCACCGGATGTATGATCAGTACCATCCCCTTGGAGTTGTCGGAATAATTTCTGCTTTCAATTTCCCGGTTGCGGTCTGGTCATGGAACGCCATGATCGCGGCGGTCTGCGGTGATCCCAGCCTGTGGAAACCCTCCTCAAAAACCCCGTTAAGCGCCATCGCCGTACAACATATTCTGGCCGACGTTATCCGCGAAAACGACCTCCCCGAGGGACTGTTTAATCTCATCGTCGGCCGGGGTGCGTCGATTGGTGAAAAGCTGCTCAATGACAAACGCCTCCCCTTGGTCTCGATCACCGGTTCGACCGAAGTCGGACGTCATGGTGCCCAGGCCATTGCCAGCCGCTTCGGCAAGGCGATCCTTGAGTTGGGGGGGAACAACGCGATTATTCTGACGCCCAATGCCGACTTTAACATGGCGCTCCCCGCTATTGTATTTGGCGCGGTCGGCACCGCAGGTCAGCGCTGCACCTCGACCCGGCGTCTGATTATTCATGATTCCATTTACGCCAAGGTCAAAGAGGCGCTGGTCAAGGCCTATGGTGGCCTGAAAATCGGCAATCCTCTGGATGAGAACAACCATGTTGGTCCTCTGATCGACAAAGGCGCGGTCAGTGATTTCAAAAACGCGCTGGCGCGTGCTGGTGAGGAAGGCGGAACGCTGGCCTATGGAGGTGATATCCTTGCAGGTGAGGGCTATGCCTCTGGTTGCTACGTGGTCCCCGCCATCGTCGAAGTTGAAAACAGCTACGCAATCGTGCAGGAAGAAACTTTCGCTCCGATCCTTTATTTGATCAGGTATGAAGGCGAGATTGCGAATGCGCTTGTATTGCACAATGACGTGGTACAGGGTCTGTCCTCGGCGGTGTTCACCCAGAACATGCTCGAGGCCGAAGAATTTCTCTCAGTCATCGGCTCTGACTGCGGCATTGCCAACGTTAATATCGGCACCTCCGGCGCTGAGATCGGTGGAGCCTTTGGTGGTGAGAAAGAGACCGGCGGTGGACGTGAATCAGGCTCCGATGCCTGGAAGGCCTACATGCGGCGTCAAACCAACACCATAAACTATGGCAGAACTCTGCCCCTGGCTCAGGGGATCAAGTTTGATATCTGA
- a CDS encoding saccharopine dehydrogenase family protein yields MQRKINSILVFGLGKVGSLMAFMLHETGFEVTGADMQIREDYPFAVKTLDVSSSEALKKNMHGFDAVISCLPYSFNISVASIASQLGIHYFDLTEDVPTTKAIIEMSHSSSAVMAPQCGLAPGFIAIVGASLANRLDKIRNIKLRVGALPSNPTGLLSYAFNWSPEGVVNEYLNDCEVIEGGQHKWVSPLEWLEKIVIDGIELEAFTTSGGLGTMCETYAGVVENLDYKTMRYPGHAQLMNFYFHELLMREDRLKAGEILVNAKPPVSDDVVYVHASAEGWKFGNLVREEFVNAYRPVEIGGRRWRAISWTTAASACAVIELVSNGTLSDKGFIKQEEIALDKFLLTHNGRLYSGLPHGGKL; encoded by the coding sequence ATGCAGAGAAAAATAAATTCAATTCTGGTTTTCGGTTTGGGCAAGGTTGGCTCGTTGATGGCATTCATGCTCCATGAAACCGGATTCGAGGTCACGGGTGCCGATATGCAGATTCGAGAAGATTACCCCTTTGCGGTCAAGACTCTGGATGTCAGCAGCAGTGAGGCGCTGAAAAAGAACATGCACGGCTTCGACGCGGTCATTTCCTGTCTGCCGTACAGTTTCAACATCAGCGTCGCCAGCATCGCCAGTCAACTGGGTATCCACTATTTTGACCTCACCGAAGATGTGCCGACAACCAAAGCGATCATCGAAATGAGCCATTCCTCCAGCGCGGTCATGGCCCCTCAATGCGGTCTGGCCCCAGGATTCATCGCGATCGTCGGCGCTTCTCTGGCGAACAGACTGGATAAAATTAGAAACATCAAGCTGCGGGTCGGAGCGCTGCCCAGCAATCCGACCGGTCTGCTCTCTTATGCCTTTAACTGGTCACCCGAAGGGGTCGTTAACGAGTATCTCAACGACTGCGAGGTGATCGAAGGCGGGCAACACAAGTGGGTCTCCCCCCTGGAGTGGCTGGAGAAGATCGTCATTGATGGCATCGAACTGGAGGCCTTTACCACCTCTGGTGGTCTGGGCACCATGTGTGAGACCTACGCCGGCGTGGTCGAAAATCTGGACTACAAGACGATGCGCTATCCCGGCCATGCGCAATTGATGAACTTCTATTTTCACGAACTATTGATGCGCGAAGACCGCCTGAAGGCCGGCGAGATTCTGGTGAATGCCAAGCCGCCGGTGAGCGATGATGTGGTCTATGTCCATGCCTCGGCGGAAGGCTGGAAATTCGGCAATCTGGTGCGTGAGGAGTTCGTCAACGCCTATCGGCCAGTAGAAATCGGCGGACGTCGCTGGCGGGCCATCTCCTGGACGACTGCTGCCTCCGCTTGCGCGGTAATCGAGCTGGTGAGTAACGGCACCCTGTCCGACAAGGGGTTCATCAAGCAGGAAGAGATTGCTCTGGATAAATTTCTGCTGACGCACAACGGCCGTTTGTATTCTGGCCTCCCGCATGGGGGAAAACTTTAG
- a CDS encoding saccharopine dehydrogenase family protein has protein sequence MIAIVLGMGLQGKAVIHDLEQSNLISKIFAADINLDNAETYLERMGYTKTEVLKLDISRDNDLSGTYSTLGIDIVICMLPIELALTAATAAMNAGIPFVSSNYTYQLQELDALAKEKGCIILPEMGLDPGIDLVLGRLAVDELDEVHGLYSYGGGIPAAECADDSPIRYKISWIFDRVLAVYTREARLFKGGRLHVVPGNEIFRPENVHEIEFPGIGMVEAYPNGDAERYVEIFGLGKELVEMGRFALRWPGHSKFWRKLVDLGLLADTPISVGGAQISPRSFITQLLTPRLQYTAEQQDLALLRVEAWGIKASRKIKVIYDLVDYRDLTTGLFAMNRTVGFTSSIGALMILSGEITGAGVLSPVRHVPPVTFLSEVKARGMHVDYRVEELD, from the coding sequence ATGATAGCAATCGTGCTTGGAATGGGCCTTCAAGGCAAGGCCGTCATCCATGATCTTGAACAAAGTAACTTGATCAGTAAAATTTTTGCTGCTGACATTAATCTCGACAATGCCGAAACGTACCTGGAGCGGATGGGATATACCAAAACAGAAGTGCTCAAACTTGATATCTCCCGGGATAACGATCTATCCGGGACATATTCTACGCTGGGTATCGACATCGTCATCTGTATGCTGCCCATCGAACTTGCCCTCACTGCTGCTACGGCCGCCATGAACGCCGGCATTCCTTTTGTGAGTTCCAACTACACCTACCAACTCCAAGAACTGGACGCGCTTGCAAAGGAAAAGGGCTGTATTATCTTGCCGGAAATGGGGCTTGATCCGGGTATTGATCTTGTCCTCGGGCGACTGGCTGTGGACGAATTAGATGAAGTTCACGGTCTCTATTCCTACGGTGGTGGGATCCCTGCGGCAGAATGTGCCGATGACAGCCCCATTCGCTATAAGATCTCCTGGATATTTGATAGGGTCCTGGCGGTTTACACGCGCGAGGCCAGGCTTTTTAAAGGTGGACGACTGCATGTTGTTCCCGGGAATGAGATTTTCAGACCCGAAAACGTTCACGAAATTGAATTCCCAGGAATCGGCATGGTGGAGGCCTACCCAAACGGTGATGCGGAACGGTATGTGGAGATATTCGGGCTGGGCAAAGAACTTGTAGAAATGGGGCGGTTTGCCCTGAGATGGCCCGGGCATTCGAAGTTCTGGCGTAAGCTTGTGGATCTCGGCCTGCTCGCCGACACTCCTATCAGCGTTGGTGGCGCCCAAATATCGCCGCGCAGCTTTATTACCCAGTTGCTTACACCCCGTCTACAGTACACAGCTGAACAACAGGACCTTGCACTTCTCAGGGTCGAAGCCTGGGGTATCAAGGCCAGCCGGAAGATCAAGGTGATCTATGATCTGGTCGATTACCGTGACCTTACTACAGGCCTTTTCGCCATGAATCGCACGGTGGGCTTCACCTCGAGCATTGGTGCCTTGATGATTTTGTCTGGCGAGATAACCGGCGCTGGAGTGCTCTCCCCGGTGCGTCATGTTCCCCCTGTGACCTTTCTGTCGGAGGTTAAAGCGCGTGGGATGCATGTGGATTATCGTGTGGAGGAACTGGACTGA
- a CDS encoding saccharopine dehydrogenase C-terminal domain-containing protein: MTNIFIIGAGLSATSLIDYLLKYSQQHDWQVTVGDMSLATAQTKIADHPNGRAIQFNINQQKLRAREISQTDVVVSMLPGSLHSIVARECLKYGKHLLTPSYVSPEMQRIDGAVREKGLSFLNELGVDPGIDHMSAMRVIDRIKHRGGEILSFKSFCGGLVAPTSDDNPWNYKFSWNPRNVVVAGQGVAKYKENGQYKYVPYQKLFSTLSKVEVPGYGAFEVYPNRDSLPYCALYGLKDIPSIIRGTMRRPGYSEAWDIFVQLGCTDDSYVMRDSHLLSYRQYLESFLPFREGQSTEENLAEYFGLSMDSGVMDKLRWLGIFSDEVSGIKDATPAMVLQKILEQKWAMGPEDRDLLVMQHQFDFVLDGQKKRIISSMSCEGENKANTAMSYTVGTPLAIATKLLITGGIKQAGVHIPIMPEMYVPILDELESLGIRFVEEEIYL; encoded by the coding sequence ATGACAAATATTTTTATCATTGGAGCAGGCTTGTCGGCGACCAGTCTGATCGATTATCTGCTGAAATATTCTCAGCAACATGACTGGCAAGTCACCGTGGGTGATATGTCATTGGCAACAGCTCAGACAAAGATTGCCGACCATCCCAATGGACGTGCAATTCAATTTAACATTAATCAGCAAAAGCTTAGAGCCAGGGAAATCTCCCAGACAGATGTCGTCGTATCTATGTTGCCTGGGTCACTGCATTCGATTGTCGCAAGGGAGTGCCTCAAGTACGGTAAACACCTGCTTACTCCTTCCTATGTTTCCCCCGAGATGCAGCGGATTGATGGCGCTGTGCGTGAAAAAGGGCTGTCTTTTCTGAACGAACTGGGGGTGGACCCAGGTATTGATCACATGTCAGCCATGCGCGTTATCGACAGGATTAAGCACAGGGGTGGAGAAATTCTGTCTTTTAAATCATTTTGTGGCGGGTTGGTCGCCCCCACCAGCGACGATAATCCCTGGAATTACAAATTTTCGTGGAACCCACGCAACGTCGTGGTTGCCGGTCAGGGCGTGGCAAAGTACAAAGAGAACGGACAGTATAAATACGTTCCCTATCAGAAACTTTTCTCGACGCTCAGCAAGGTTGAGGTCCCCGGTTATGGTGCTTTCGAGGTTTACCCAAACCGGGATTCACTTCCCTATTGCGCATTGTACGGCCTTAAAGATATCCCTTCCATCATCAGGGGGACCATGCGCCGCCCCGGTTACTCGGAAGCCTGGGACATCTTCGTCCAATTGGGTTGCACCGACGACAGCTATGTCATGCGCGATTCACATCTGCTCAGCTATCGCCAGTATCTGGAGAGTTTTCTTCCCTTCCGGGAAGGACAAAGCACTGAAGAAAATCTGGCCGAATATTTCGGGCTCTCCATGGATTCAGGGGTAATGGATAAGCTGCGTTGGCTGGGTATATTCTCGGATGAGGTCAGTGGGATCAAAGATGCGACTCCTGCGATGGTGTTGCAAAAAATTCTGGAACAGAAGTGGGCTATGGGGCCAGAAGATCGGGATCTATTGGTCATGCAACATCAGTTTGATTTTGTGTTGGATGGGCAAAAGAAGCGCATTATCTCTTCCATGAGTTGTGAGGGCGAGAATAAGGCCAATACTGCCATGTCGTACACCGTAGGGACCCCTCTGGCGATTGCGACAAAGCTGCTCATTACTGGTGGCATTAAGCAAGCCGGGGTGCACATCCCCATTATGCCCGAAATGTATGTTCCTATCCTGGATGAACTAGAGAGCCTGGGGATCAGATTCGTTGAGGAAGAGATCTATTTGTAG
- a CDS encoding 3-oxoacid CoA-transferase subunit A, whose protein sequence is MIDKRIASAAAAVADIFDGATVMIGGFGEAGSPIELIHALIDQGAKNLTVVNNNTGSGHVGLAALVENGRVGKMICSYPRTLGSTVFPELYRSGKIELELVPQGTLAERIRAGGAGIPAFYTATSVNTPLAAGKELRNFDGRDYVMERGLKADFALIKCVAADRYGNLIYNKTARNFAPIMAMAAATTIVQTGSLLELGAIDPEVVVTPGIFVDRVVTVTNPAQEAQLIAEGRRYP, encoded by the coding sequence ATGATTGATAAGCGGATCGCCTCAGCTGCCGCCGCTGTGGCCGACATCTTCGATGGCGCGACGGTGATGATTGGTGGCTTCGGCGAAGCCGGCAGCCCGATTGAATTGATTCACGCCCTGATCGATCAGGGGGCAAAAAATCTGACCGTGGTCAACAACAACACCGGCAGCGGCCATGTCGGTCTGGCGGCGTTGGTCGAAAACGGCCGGGTCGGCAAGATGATCTGCTCCTATCCACGCACCCTCGGCTCCACGGTTTTTCCGGAGCTCTACCGCAGCGGCAAAATCGAACTGGAGCTGGTCCCCCAGGGGACTCTGGCGGAGCGGATCCGCGCTGGTGGCGCCGGAATCCCCGCCTTCTACACCGCGACCTCGGTCAACACCCCCCTCGCCGCAGGCAAGGAGTTGCGCAACTTCGATGGTCGCGACTATGTCATGGAACGGGGCTTGAAGGCCGACTTCGCCCTGATCAAATGTGTCGCTGCCGATCGCTATGGAAATCTGATCTACAACAAGACCGCCCGCAACTTTGCACCAATCATGGCGATGGCAGCCGCCACGACCATCGTCCAGACCGGCAGCCTGCTCGAACTTGGCGCTATCGACCCGGAAGTGGTGGTGACCCCCGGAATCTTCGTCGATCGGGTTGTTACAGTAACCAACCCTGCCCAGGAAGCTCAGCTGATTGCCGAAGGGAGGCGCTACCCGTGA
- a CDS encoding amino acid ABC transporter ATP-binding protein, translating into MKNNNIENKAGDDKLSHTAIKIDGLNKWFDEFHVLKDISLSVSEKEIIVVCGPSGSGKSTLIRCVNHLETYQEGSISIFGEKLGKGKKSADTIRDNIGMLFQNFNLFPHLTILENCTLGPIQLRKIPETRANEQATALLERVGIADLAAKYPGQISGGQKQRVAIARTLAMEPRVMLLDEPTSALDPEMIKEVLDVMIDLATQGMTMICVTHEMQFAYQVADRVIFMAEGEIVEEGPPGQVIQHPKWDRTAQFFQHVLSHKS; encoded by the coding sequence ATGAAAAATAACAATATAGAAAATAAAGCAGGCGACGATAAACTCAGCCACACTGCAATTAAGATCGATGGATTAAATAAATGGTTTGATGAATTTCATGTCTTGAAAGATATCTCACTGTCTGTTTCAGAAAAAGAAATTATTGTTGTTTGCGGACCTTCTGGCTCTGGAAAATCGACTCTTATCCGCTGTGTCAACCATCTGGAGACATATCAGGAAGGAAGCATTTCTATCTTCGGTGAAAAGCTTGGCAAGGGTAAAAAAAGTGCCGATACCATCCGGGATAATATTGGGATGTTGTTCCAGAATTTTAATCTGTTTCCCCATTTGACCATCTTGGAAAATTGTACGCTCGGGCCAATCCAATTACGCAAAATACCTGAAACGCGGGCCAATGAACAAGCTACCGCGTTACTCGAAAGGGTTGGAATTGCCGACCTGGCGGCTAAATACCCTGGCCAGATATCGGGTGGGCAGAAGCAACGGGTTGCGATTGCCCGCACTCTGGCCATGGAACCCAGAGTTATGCTGCTGGACGAACCCACCTCCGCCTTGGATCCTGAGATGATTAAAGAGGTGCTGGATGTGATGATCGATTTGGCGACTCAGGGAATGACCATGATTTGTGTAACCCATGAAATGCAATTTGCGTATCAGGTTGCTGATCGGGTGATCTTTATGGCAGAAGGGGAAATCGTCGAGGAGGGGCCACCTGGGCAGGTCATCCAACATCCAAAATGGGACAGGACTGCGCAATTTTTTCAACACGTCTTGAGTCATAAATCATAG